The following are from one region of the Tenacibaculum dicentrarchi genome:
- a CDS encoding beta-ketoacyl-ACP synthase 3, which produces MYSSKITGLGYYVPENVVTNNDLTAFMETSDEWIQERTGIEERRWIDPKTEDTTAVMGFKASKIAIERSGLQKEDIDFIIFATLSPDMYFPGGGVQVQEMLDLPTIGALDIRNQCSGFIYSMSVADQFIKTGMYKNILVIGAENHSGGLDKSTRGRNVSVIFGDGAGAAVLSRTEEKGKGILSSHLHSEGKHAKELMLEGPSTGRWVPELIKNNDPDDISYYPYMNGQFVFKHAVTRFSEAIIEGLQANDLQKGDIDMLIPHQANLRIAQFIQKKFQLSDDKVYNNIMKYGNTTAASVIIALTEAWEQGKIKDNDLVVLAAFGSGFTWGSVVIRW; this is translated from the coding sequence ATGTATAGTTCAAAAATAACAGGATTGGGTTATTATGTGCCAGAAAATGTGGTAACAAATAATGATTTAACAGCATTCATGGAAACTTCAGATGAATGGATTCAGGAGCGAACAGGAATTGAAGAACGTCGTTGGATAGATCCTAAAACAGAGGATACAACTGCTGTTATGGGTTTTAAAGCGTCAAAAATAGCTATTGAGCGTTCGGGATTACAAAAAGAGGATATCGATTTTATTATTTTTGCAACCTTAAGCCCTGATATGTATTTTCCAGGAGGAGGCGTGCAGGTGCAAGAAATGTTAGATTTACCAACAATCGGAGCTTTAGATATCCGTAATCAGTGTTCTGGTTTTATTTATTCCATGTCGGTTGCCGATCAGTTTATTAAAACAGGAATGTATAAAAATATTTTGGTAATTGGTGCCGAAAATCATTCAGGTGGTTTAGACAAATCAACAAGAGGAAGAAATGTTTCTGTAATTTTTGGTGATGGGGCAGGAGCAGCTGTTTTATCAAGAACTGAAGAGAAAGGTAAAGGGATTTTATCATCTCATTTACATTCAGAAGGTAAACACGCTAAAGAATTAATGTTAGAAGGACCATCTACAGGTCGATGGGTTCCTGAATTAATTAAAAATAACGATCCAGATGATATTTCTTATTACCCATATATGAATGGGCAGTTTGTATTTAAGCACGCTGTAACACGTTTTTCGGAAGCGATTATAGAAGGTTTACAAGCAAACGATTTACAGAAAGGAGATATTGATATGTTAATTCCGCATCAAGCAAATTTACGTATCGCACAGTTTATTCAAAAGAAATTTCAATTGTCTGACGATAAAGTGTATAATAATATCATGAAATACGGAAATACGACGGCGGCATCTGTAATTATTGCCTTAACCGAAGCTTGGGAACAAGGGAAAATTAAAGACAATGATTTAGTTGTTTTAGCTGCTTTTGGTAGTGGATTTACTTGGGGTTCTGTTGTAATTCGTTGGTAG
- the htpG gene encoding molecular chaperone HtpG, translated as MSKGSINVSVENIFPLIKKFLYSDHEIFLRELISNGTDATTKLKHLISIGEANTELGDAKIEISIDKDAKTITIKDQGLGMTADEVEKYINQIAFSGAEEFLDKYKDDKNETGVIGHFGLGFYSAFMVAHKVELISKSFKDAPAAHWTCDGSPEFTLVEHDKADRGTEIILHVADDSLEFLEEAKIGGLLNKYNRFNQVPIKFGTNKINDPEFTPATTTDADGKETTEPHRQIEVDNIINNTNPAWTKAPADLNDEDYTNFYKELYPTQFEESLFHIHLNVDYPFNLTGILFFPKLTQSLDMQKDKIQLYQNQVYVTDNVEGIVPDFLQMLKGVIDSPDIPLNVSRSGLQADGAVKKISGYITKKVADKLSSLFKKDRADFEQKWNDIKVIIEYGMLSEDKFMDKAKKFALYPTVADTYFTFDELVEKTKDNQTDKDGNHIVLYASNKEAQHSYIQEATAKGYEVVVLDSPIVSHLMQKLETAGETKVQFVRVDSDFIDNLIKKDEAVISKLTDKEKEALKPVIEGVIASQTYTVQLEAMDSSSSPFIITVPEFMRRMKEMQASGGGGGMMGMGNLPEMYNLVVNTNSPLVSEILNADEDKKADLITQAFDLAKLSQNLLHGEALTNFIKRSYELIK; from the coding sequence ATGAGCAAAGGAAGTATTAATGTGTCGGTAGAAAATATATTTCCACTGATTAAAAAGTTCTTGTATTCTGATCACGAAATTTTTTTACGTGAGTTAATATCAAACGGAACAGATGCAACTACTAAATTAAAGCACTTAATTTCTATTGGTGAGGCAAATACTGAATTAGGAGATGCTAAAATTGAAATTAGTATTGATAAAGATGCTAAAACAATTACAATTAAAGATCAAGGTTTAGGAATGACTGCTGATGAAGTTGAAAAATACATCAACCAAATTGCATTTTCTGGAGCTGAAGAATTTTTAGATAAATACAAAGACGATAAAAACGAGACTGGTGTAATTGGACACTTTGGTTTAGGTTTTTATTCTGCTTTTATGGTAGCTCATAAAGTAGAATTAATTTCTAAATCTTTTAAAGATGCTCCTGCTGCTCATTGGACTTGTGATGGTTCTCCTGAATTTACTTTAGTTGAGCATGATAAAGCTGACAGAGGTACAGAAATTATTTTACACGTTGCTGATGATTCTTTAGAATTTTTAGAAGAAGCTAAAATTGGTGGTTTATTAAACAAATACAATCGTTTTAATCAAGTGCCAATTAAATTTGGAACTAACAAAATAAACGACCCTGAATTTACTCCTGCAACTACTACAGATGCTGATGGTAAAGAAACTACTGAACCTCACAGACAAATTGAAGTTGATAACATTATCAACAACACAAACCCAGCTTGGACAAAAGCACCTGCTGATTTAAATGATGAAGATTACACGAACTTTTACAAAGAGTTATATCCTACGCAGTTTGAAGAATCGTTATTTCACATTCATTTAAATGTAGATTATCCGTTTAACTTAACAGGAATTTTATTCTTCCCTAAGTTAACCCAGAGTTTAGATATGCAAAAGGATAAAATCCAATTATATCAAAACCAAGTATATGTAACTGATAATGTTGAAGGAATTGTTCCTGACTTTTTACAGATGTTAAAAGGTGTTATCGATTCTCCTGATATTCCTTTAAATGTTTCTCGTTCTGGTTTACAAGCTGACGGAGCTGTGAAGAAAATTTCTGGTTACATTACTAAAAAAGTTGCTGATAAATTAAGTTCTTTATTCAAAAAAGATAGAGCTGATTTTGAGCAAAAATGGAATGATATCAAAGTAATTATCGAATACGGAATGTTATCGGAAGATAAATTTATGGATAAAGCTAAGAAATTTGCTTTATATCCAACTGTTGCCGATACTTATTTTACTTTTGATGAATTAGTTGAAAAAACTAAAGATAATCAAACAGATAAAGACGGAAATCACATCGTTTTATACGCATCTAATAAAGAAGCACAACACAGTTATATTCAAGAAGCTACGGCTAAAGGATACGAAGTTGTTGTTTTAGATTCTCCAATTGTATCGCATTTAATGCAAAAATTAGAAACTGCTGGAGAAACTAAAGTTCAGTTTGTACGTGTAGATTCTGATTTTATTGATAACTTAATCAAAAAAGATGAAGCGGTTATTTCTAAATTAACTGATAAAGAAAAAGAGGCTTTAAAACCTGTTATTGAAGGTGTAATTGCATCACAAACTTATACTGTTCAATTAGAAGCAATGGACTCTTCTTCGTCTCCATTTATAATTACAGTACCTGAGTTTATGCGTAGAATGAAAGAAATGCAAGCTTCTGGTGGTGGAGGTGGAATGATGGGAATGGGTAATTTACCTGAAATGTATAACTTAGTTGTAAATACAAATTCTCCTTTAGTTTCTGAAATTTTAAATGCTGATGAAGACAAAAAAGCAGATTTAATTACACAAGCTTTCGATTTAGCGAAGTTATCGCAAAACTTATTACATGGTGAAGCTTTAACGAACTTTATCAAGCGTTCTTACGAATTAATCAAATAA
- a CDS encoding DUF2927 domain-containing protein — MKKLLLLLSIGLVSLSCSKDDDTITELNETETQTQTQTPSKNLSAEQQDFLLEYEAIVDDLKWTKEISIFLDGNITSEYKKIVKEVLDTYNPLFSDGTKISLVKSAKESNVHLYNSTKDELASFWSDIYSYTGGAIGYGTTSWSSSSYAGERIINEGRIWVETGSNTSLLFHELGHVLGLGHSSDKYCSSSVMCGVPTANTLSAFDKAMIKIRYHSDVKSDTTFEEMKPVIEKLLLNKEVVIE; from the coding sequence ATGAAAAAATTACTGTTACTTTTATCAATCGGTTTAGTTAGTTTATCATGTAGTAAAGACGATGATACTATTACCGAACTTAACGAAACTGAAACGCAAACACAGACGCAAACCCCTAGTAAAAATCTTAGTGCAGAACAACAAGATTTCTTATTAGAATATGAAGCTATTGTTGATGATTTAAAATGGACAAAAGAAATTTCAATCTTTTTAGATGGAAATATTACATCCGAATATAAAAAGATCGTAAAAGAAGTTTTAGACACTTATAATCCATTATTTTCTGATGGAACAAAAATTAGCTTGGTAAAAAGTGCAAAAGAATCGAATGTACATTTGTATAATTCTACTAAAGATGAATTAGCTTCTTTTTGGTCAGATATTTATAGTTATACAGGCGGTGCTATTGGTTACGGAACTACCTCATGGTCATCGAGTTCTTATGCTGGTGAAAGAATTATTAATGAAGGTAGAATTTGGGTAGAAACAGGTAGTAATACCTCGCTATTATTTCACGAATTAGGACACGTTTTAGGATTAGGTCATAGTAGTGACAAATACTGTAGTTCTTCTGTTATGTGCGGCGTACCAACGGCTAATACATTATCTGCTTTTGATAAAGCAATGATAAAAATACGTTATCATTCTGATGTAAAATCGGATACTACTTTTGAAGAAATGAAACCTGTTATTGAAAAATTATTACTAAACAAAGAAGTTGTAATAGAGTAA
- a CDS encoding carboxypeptidase-like regulatory domain-containing protein yields MKNQFSLEINTACSEKFNEFKPTKLGGFCNSCDKEVIDFTKMTAQEISYYFKNNTSKNTCGQFNKKQLTTYNEKPIRRKKYGFLATLGLAVLSLFSFNTTQAQKKNTPIDKNNIDLNNEEKDILVKGVVSDESGPLPGVSVILKGTTSSTETNFEGDFTFPELLKKGDILIFSFIGMDNKKVVIQNNNSVNTLNLKVTMTQDSCLLMGKVAVKKVYRSKKS; encoded by the coding sequence ATGAAAAATCAATTTAGCTTAGAAATTAACACCGCCTGTTCAGAAAAATTTAACGAATTTAAACCTACAAAATTAGGTGGTTTTTGTAATTCTTGTGATAAAGAAGTAATTGATTTTACAAAAATGACCGCACAAGAAATTAGCTATTATTTTAAAAATAATACATCTAAAAATACTTGCGGACAGTTTAATAAAAAACAATTAACAACTTATAACGAAAAACCTATCCGAAGAAAAAAATATGGTTTTTTAGCAACTTTAGGACTTGCTGTATTGTCTTTATTTTCTTTTAATACAACTCAAGCACAAAAAAAAAATACGCCTATTGATAAAAATAATATCGACCTAAATAATGAAGAAAAAGATATTCTTGTAAAAGGAGTTGTTTCTGATGAATCAGGGCCTTTGCCAGGTGTAAGTGTTATTTTAAAAGGAACTACTTCTAGTACAGAAACAAATTTTGAAGGTGATTTTACATTTCCAGAATTACTAAAAAAAGGAGATATTTTAATTTTTAGTTTTATAGGAATGGATAATAAAAAAGTAGTAATTCAAAATAATAATTCTGTAAATACTCTAAATTTAAAAGTTACTATGACTCAAGACTCTTGTCTATTGATGGGTAAAGTCGCTGTTAAAAAAGTGTACCGTTCTAAAAAATCTTAA
- a CDS encoding transglutaminase domain-containing protein translates to MKKSIGLFFIIYVNLINAQISDFKDINFTKADNIAKLNRNENLKNLPLLCYKLTYKLSTDVEKFRAIYTWVATNIKADAKTHNKVTRMREKFKNDSVSLSNWNTSYKKIVFKKLVKHKKTMCTGYAYLIKEMASIVNIESKIINGYGRTVSSNIDTLENINHSWNSVKLNNKWYLCDATWSSGYFDENNSFITDYNTGYFLTDPVLFSKNHYPLQQKWLLNTTQTVSNFTESPLVYGEIFRHKIVPLFPKKMNIITKKKQVINFSLKSLKDNSSKKITLVYFSGDDLRQLKIYDLKKNNTLISFKYKFKRKGNYDIHLKIDTNIIATYVVKVTD, encoded by the coding sequence ATGAAAAAAAGTATCGGCTTGTTTTTTATTATTTACGTCAATTTAATAAATGCCCAAATATCAGATTTTAAAGATATTAATTTTACCAAAGCCGATAATATTGCAAAACTAAATCGTAACGAAAACTTAAAAAACTTACCGCTACTCTGTTATAAATTAACATATAAACTAAGTACCGATGTTGAGAAATTTAGAGCTATTTACACTTGGGTTGCTACAAATATTAAAGCAGATGCTAAAACGCATAATAAAGTAACTAGAATGCGTGAAAAGTTTAAAAATGATAGTGTTTCTTTATCTAATTGGAATACTAGTTATAAAAAAATAGTATTTAAAAAATTGGTGAAACATAAAAAAACAATGTGTACTGGTTATGCCTACTTAATTAAAGAAATGGCTAGTATTGTAAATATTGAATCTAAAATTATTAATGGTTACGGCAGAACGGTATCTTCTAATATTGATACGCTAGAAAATATAAATCATTCTTGGAACTCGGTTAAACTTAACAATAAATGGTATTTATGTGATGCCACGTGGTCTAGCGGATATTTTGACGAAAATAATTCTTTTATTACAGATTATAATACAGGATACTTTTTAACAGACCCTGTATTATTTTCTAAAAATCATTATCCTTTACAGCAAAAATGGTTGCTAAACACGACACAAACCGTTTCAAATTTTACAGAATCTCCTTTAGTTTATGGTGAAATTTTTAGACATAAAATAGTACCATTATTTCCTAAAAAAATGAACATAATAACCAAAAAAAAACAGGTTATTAATTTCAGTTTAAAATCATTAAAAGACAATTCATCTAAAAAAATTACATTAGTTTATTTTTCAGGTGATGATTTACGGCAATTAAAAATATACGATCTTAAAAAAAATAATACGCTGATTTCTTTTAAATACAAATTTAAAAGAAAGGGTAATTACGATATTCATTTAAAAATTGACACTAATATTATAGCTACCTATGTTGTAAAAGTTACTGATTAA
- a CDS encoding lipopolysaccharide biosynthesis protein, whose product MGIVLKQSLKNTIIIYLGFLIGGINTIFLYARFLKDEYYGLATYVFAASNLLMPVMALGIQFTIIKFFSAYKTKKEKDSFLSSILFLPLLVALPIGFCWDIFHNLIMSYIAKSDVEGNLIIENYTIYIYIIAVCCAYFEVFYSWAKVQMQSVFGNVLKELYNRVAIMTLLFAVNFDIITKQEFLYYMALAYIIRTFLMLFYAFKLYTPKLSFTLPYNFKEVLRYSFYILLAGSAGALVLDIDKVMIPGKEGFATAAYYGVALFIGSFIEAPSRAMGQILQPLTSKAINENNDNETKSLYHKSAINLLLVGGLFFILVNCNVDELFKIMPNKNYAGGGLVVLLISGAKLFMMSLGNNGAIIQNSKFYKIVMPIGLGMAFMVTYLNIFFYNKVGMGTEGLALATLLAVLTFNAFKLWFVHHKLKMFPYTLKTLQMVFIILGVFLAFYFWNFSVPEFSVKNFRIDPLINIILKSILIIPAYLFIVIKFSISEQINNLVSRFIKI is encoded by the coding sequence TTGGGAATCGTATTAAAACAATCACTTAAAAACACCATAATTATCTATTTAGGATTTTTAATTGGTGGGATAAATACTATATTTTTATATGCTCGTTTTTTAAAAGATGAATATTACGGTTTAGCAACGTATGTATTTGCAGCGTCTAATTTATTAATGCCTGTTATGGCATTAGGTATTCAATTTACTATTATTAAGTTTTTTTCTGCCTATAAAACCAAAAAAGAAAAAGATAGTTTTTTAAGTTCCATACTTTTTTTACCCTTATTAGTAGCCTTGCCTATTGGTTTTTGTTGGGATATTTTTCATAATTTAATTATGAGTTATATAGCAAAAAGTGATGTTGAAGGTAATTTAATTATCGAAAATTACACGATTTATATTTATATAATTGCCGTTTGTTGTGCGTATTTTGAAGTCTTTTATTCGTGGGCAAAAGTACAAATGCAATCGGTTTTTGGGAATGTTTTAAAAGAACTTTACAATAGGGTGGCTATTATGACCTTATTATTTGCCGTAAATTTTGATATCATAACCAAACAAGAATTCTTATATTATATGGCTTTAGCCTATATAATACGAACTTTTTTGATGCTATTTTATGCGTTTAAATTATACACGCCTAAGCTAAGTTTTACATTGCCTTATAATTTTAAAGAAGTTTTACGTTATTCATTTTATATTCTTTTGGCAGGAAGCGCAGGTGCATTAGTTTTAGATATTGATAAAGTAATGATACCGGGAAAAGAAGGTTTTGCAACCGCTGCATATTACGGAGTAGCGTTGTTTATAGGAAGTTTTATTGAAGCGCCAAGTAGGGCGATGGGGCAAATTTTACAGCCATTAACATCAAAAGCTATTAATGAAAATAATGATAATGAAACTAAAAGTTTGTATCATAAAAGTGCTATCAATTTATTATTAGTTGGAGGTTTATTTTTTATTTTGGTTAACTGTAATGTTGATGAATTATTTAAAATAATGCCTAATAAAAATTATGCTGGTGGTGGTTTAGTAGTTTTATTAATTTCTGGAGCAAAATTATTTATGATGTCTTTAGGGAATAATGGAGCTATTATTCAAAACTCAAAATTTTATAAAATAGTAATGCCAATTGGTCTTGGAATGGCTTTTATGGTTACTTATTTGAATATATTTTTTTACAATAAAGTAGGTATGGGAACGGAAGGTTTAGCCCTAGCTACTTTATTAGCCGTGTTAACTTTTAATGCCTTTAAACTTTGGTTTGTGCATCATAAATTAAAAATGTTTCCATATACCTTAAAAACTTTGCAAATGGTTTTTATAATTTTAGGAGTGTTTTTAGCCTTTTATTTCTGGAATTTCTCCGTGCCAGAATTCTCTGTAAAAAACTTTAGAATAGATCCGTTAATTAACATCATTTTAAAAAGTATTTTAATTATTCCTGCGTATTTATTTATAGTGATTAAGTTCTCAATTTCAGAACAGATAAATAATTTAGTGAGTAGATTTATTAAAATTTAA
- the wecB gene encoding non-hydrolyzing UDP-N-acetylglucosamine 2-epimerase translates to MKKIVTILGARPQFVKGAVLSRVIKNHQEIEEVIVHTGQHFDANMSAVFFDEMQIPKPKYNLNINGLNHGAMTGQMLEKIEEILLAEKPDAIVVYGDTNSTVAGALSAKKLHIKVVHIEAGLRSYNMQMPEEINRIITDRIADLLSCPTQVAVDNLKKEGFDNLAIKIEQHGDIMKDAVEFYGAFSEEKSTVIADLNLTKKDFVLATIHRQENTDNKQKLTNVFLGLEDINKTKKVIMPLHPRTKKMLDLYGLKPKITFINPVGYFDMLELLKNCNLVVTDSGGLQKEAFFNKKYCIIAREETEWTELVSNGYAKITATNPQEITTAYNQFLKSTKDFKEALYGNNVGEKIYQSIIKLINS, encoded by the coding sequence TTGAAAAAAATAGTAACTATATTAGGAGCTAGACCTCAGTTTGTAAAAGGTGCGGTGTTAAGCAGAGTCATAAAAAATCATCAAGAAATTGAAGAGGTAATTGTACATACAGGGCAACATTTTGATGCCAATATGAGCGCTGTTTTTTTTGATGAAATGCAAATTCCGAAACCAAAATATAATTTAAACATCAATGGTTTAAATCATGGAGCGATGACTGGACAAATGCTAGAAAAAATTGAAGAAATTTTACTAGCAGAAAAACCCGATGCAATTGTGGTTTATGGTGATACAAATTCTACGGTTGCAGGCGCTTTATCAGCAAAGAAATTACATATAAAAGTAGTGCATATCGAGGCTGGTTTACGTTCGTATAATATGCAAATGCCAGAAGAAATAAATCGAATTATAACTGATAGAATTGCCGATTTATTAAGTTGTCCGACACAAGTTGCTGTGGATAATTTAAAGAAAGAAGGTTTTGATAATTTAGCGATTAAAATTGAGCAACATGGCGATATTATGAAAGATGCTGTGGAGTTTTACGGTGCTTTTTCCGAAGAAAAATCAACAGTTATTGCCGATTTAAACTTGACAAAAAAGGACTTTGTATTAGCAACTATTCATCGTCAAGAAAATACAGATAATAAACAAAAACTCACCAATGTTTTTTTAGGATTAGAGGATATAAATAAAACAAAAAAAGTGATAATGCCGTTGCATCCTCGGACAAAAAAAATGCTCGATTTATACGGATTAAAACCAAAAATCACTTTTATAAATCCTGTTGGTTATTTTGATATGCTCGAACTTTTAAAAAATTGTAATTTAGTGGTTACCGATAGTGGCGGACTTCAAAAAGAAGCTTTTTTTAACAAAAAATATTGCATTATTGCCAGAGAAGAAACTGAATGGACAGAGCTTGTAAGCAATGGTTATGCTAAAATAACGGCTACAAATCCGCAAGAAATTACGACAGCTTATAACCAGTTTTTAAAATCAACAAAAGATTTTAAAGAAGCATTATACGGTAATAATGTTGGCGAAAAAATATATCAATCAATCATCAAATTAATAAATTCATAA
- a CDS encoding glycosyltransferase family 4 protein, with protein MKVLIITYYWIPAGGSGVQRWLKFVKYLRDFNIEPVVYTVDEAKYPIIDASLENDVPKNIEVIKKSIYEPNDFLSIFKKKETKTSAGFLNPNPTFFGKILQYIRANYFIPDARKFWIKPSVKYLKKYLSENKIDAIITTGPPHSLHLIGLKLKQKLNIKWIADFRDPWTDIDYFHQLPLTKKAIKKHHQLEQQVLKNADATLVVGETMKENYKKFSKNIHVITNGYDSSENEKNKVVLDDKFSITHIGLMNSDRNPIILWKALSELSEENNTFKNDLEIKLIGKLSDDVIADLEKYQFKNVEKINYVPHKEVQKYQNNSQVLLLAVNKVPSAKGIITGKIFEYLQAKRPILAIGPEDGDLAEILKNTNSGTVVDFDDKEAIKKTVLSLYKSYKENSLQVSSKNIEQYHRKELTKKLSVILKQVVNS; from the coding sequence TTGAAAGTACTAATTATTACTTATTATTGGATTCCTGCAGGAGGTTCGGGAGTACAACGTTGGTTAAAATTTGTAAAATATTTACGTGATTTTAATATCGAACCTGTTGTTTATACTGTTGATGAAGCTAAGTATCCAATTATTGATGCTTCTCTCGAAAATGATGTGCCAAAAAATATTGAAGTTATCAAAAAATCAATTTATGAACCGAACGATTTTTTATCAATATTTAAAAAGAAGGAAACCAAAACAAGTGCGGGTTTTTTAAATCCGAATCCAACTTTTTTTGGAAAAATATTACAATATATAAGAGCAAATTATTTTATTCCTGATGCTCGTAAATTTTGGATTAAACCATCAGTAAAATATTTAAAAAAATATTTATCAGAAAATAAAATTGATGCCATTATTACTACGGGCCCTCCGCATAGTTTGCATTTAATCGGCTTGAAATTAAAGCAAAAATTAAACATAAAATGGATTGCAGACTTTCGTGACCCGTGGACAGATATTGATTATTTTCATCAGTTACCGTTAACTAAAAAAGCCATTAAAAAACATCATCAATTAGAACAACAAGTTTTAAAAAATGCGGATGCAACGCTCGTAGTTGGCGAAACTATGAAAGAAAATTACAAGAAATTTTCAAAAAACATTCATGTAATAACCAATGGATATGATTCATCAGAAAATGAAAAAAATAAGGTTGTTTTAGATGATAAATTTTCAATAACACATATCGGTTTGATGAATTCTGATAGGAATCCGATTATTTTATGGAAAGCTTTGTCTGAATTATCCGAAGAAAATAACACTTTTAAAAATGATTTAGAGATAAAACTAATTGGTAAATTATCGGATGATGTAATTGCTGATTTAGAAAAATATCAATTTAAAAATGTTGAAAAAATAAATTACGTTCCACACAAAGAAGTCCAAAAATATCAGAATAATTCACAAGTTTTATTACTTGCTGTAAACAAAGTTCCAAGTGCAAAGGGAATTATAACAGGTAAAATTTTTGAGTATTTACAAGCAAAACGCCCTATCTTAGCAATCGGTCCTGAAGATGGCGATTTAGCAGAAATCTTAAAAAACACCAATTCAGGAACTGTTGTTGATTTTGATGATAAAGAAGCAATTAAAAAAACGGTTTTAAGTTTGTATAAAAGTTATAAAGAAAACAGTTTGCAAGTTTCATCAAAAAATATAGAACAATATCACCGAAAGGAGTTAACCAAAAAATTATCAGTAATACTTAAACAAGTAGTAAATTCTTGA
- a CDS encoding glycosyltransferase family 4 protein produces the protein MKKDIKIGKRIGMILDKTFPPDPRVENEAIELLKQGHQVFLFCLTYGNQKKNELINGIEVVRYSSNKIEYKLSALAYTIPFYSYLMKNKIADFLAVYKIDVIHVHDMVVAEAVFLANKKQLPIVLDLHENRPQIMKFYPHLKKFPANVLISVKKWQRKETELINKASKLIVVTEEAKKEILSRTKIKATNIAVVPNTVRKSFYQNIETSAKKDTTFNLLYIGDTGERRGLKTVIESLPKLQKSIKNIRFVIVGKVSLALKNTVNKLALNDVVIFEGWQNESTFQKYIINSDICLSPLHRNIHHDTTYANKLFQYMSLAKPLLVSNATAQENLVKRVNSGLVHEAENIADFTAKILELYNNTSLRETLAINGKEFVNNRFTWDKTSEELINLYANL, from the coding sequence ATGAAAAAAGACATCAAAATAGGCAAGAGGATAGGAATGATTTTAGATAAAACATTTCCGCCTGACCCTAGAGTTGAAAATGAAGCAATTGAGTTACTAAAACAAGGACATCAAGTGTTTTTGTTTTGTTTAACTTACGGAAATCAAAAAAAAAATGAGCTTATAAATGGCATTGAAGTAGTTCGATATTCATCAAATAAAATAGAATACAAATTATCGGCTTTAGCCTATACAATTCCGTTTTATTCTTATTTGATGAAAAATAAAATTGCTGATTTTTTAGCCGTTTATAAAATCGATGTAATTCATGTACACGATATGGTGGTTGCTGAAGCTGTTTTTTTAGCGAATAAAAAGCAACTTCCTATAGTGTTAGATTTGCACGAAAATCGTCCGCAGATAATGAAGTTTTATCCGCATTTAAAAAAGTTTCCTGCCAATGTTTTAATATCAGTAAAAAAATGGCAACGTAAAGAAACTGAACTTATCAATAAAGCATCAAAACTGATTGTTGTAACCGAAGAAGCAAAAAAAGAAATTTTAAGCAGAACTAAAATAAAAGCTACAAATATTGCAGTTGTTCCTAATACGGTTCGAAAATCTTTTTATCAGAATATTGAAACATCAGCTAAAAAAGATACAACTTTCAATTTATTATATATCGGTGATACAGGCGAAAGAAGAGGTTTGAAAACAGTTATAGAAAGTTTACCAAAATTACAAAAGAGTATTAAAAATATACGATTTGTAATTGTTGGAAAAGTAAGTTTAGCTCTTAAAAATACTGTAAATAAACTAGCTTTAAATGATGTAGTTATTTTTGAAGGATGGCAAAATGAAAGTACTTTTCAAAAATATATTATTAATAGTGACATTTGTTTATCGCCATTACACAGAAATATTCATCACGATACAACGTACGCAAATAAACTTTTTCAATATATGAGTTTAGCCAAACCTTTGTTGGTTAGCAACGCAACAGCTCAAGAAAATTTAGTGAAACGGGTAAATTCTGGTTTAGTACATGAAGCCGAAAATATAGCCGATTTTACAGCAAAAATTTTGGAATTATACAATAATACTTCTTTAAGAGAAACGTTAGCAATTAACGGAAAAGAGTTTGTAAACAATCGTTTTACTTGGGATAAAACATCAGAAGAATTAATTAATTTATACGCTAATTTATAA